A single Candidatus Niyogibacteria bacterium DNA region contains:
- a CDS encoding serine protease — protein sequence MKKIRMKRILTFLAALFFIFLSPAFSETLDPANMAEQEILAEQKILIEAMKKVVIVRIKLPRKTDGREHNITGAGAFIKENGYILTAYHIIEMIREDEGEIEVCYFPPNGEIENLDFNENYGKVECAIAQLIGYDSENDLALLKIDFNNSDYFKFGRNAAIGQAIFTIGHPFGISWSLDKGVISKALAVIKTTTKKIPQHFIISDALMVPGNSGGPLINAKGELLGLNVRFSPSGMSLAISSEDIAIIIPQLLEKGPISKSFIGIDIYSNKKILGLLITKVCPDSPAQDANLWPGDVILEIDGKPQRNFIDIERAITFQKPGTIVEIKILRQKEELTLKIKLALKIKDFY from the coding sequence TTGAAAAAAATAAGAATGAAGCGGATTTTAACGTTTTTGGCGGCATTATTTTTTATTTTTCTTTCTCCCGCATTTTCTGAAACACTTGATCCGGCGAATATGGCTGAACAAGAAATACTTGCTGAACAAAAAATACTTATTGAAGCGATGAAAAAAGTGGTGATTGTCAGGATTAAACTGCCGAGAAAAACGGATGGACGCGAACATAATATTACCGGAGCCGGCGCTTTTATAAAAGAAAACGGGTATATTTTAACCGCTTACCATATTATTGAAATGATCAGGGAAGACGAAGGAGAGATTGAGGTTTGTTATTTTCCGCCGAATGGCGAGATAGAAAATCTTGATTTTAATGAAAATTATGGAAAAGTGGAATGCGCGATTGCCCAATTAATCGGATATGACTCGGAGAATGATTTGGCTTTATTAAAGATAGATTTTAATAATTCCGATTATTTTAAATTCGGAAGAAACGCGGCAATCGGCCAAGCCATATTTACGATTGGGCACCCATTTGGGATTTCCTGGTCTCTCGATAAAGGCGTTATTTCCAAAGCATTGGCGGTGATAAAAACAACAACAAAAAAGATACCGCAACACTTTATCATTTCTGACGCACTGATGGTTCCGGGAAATTCCGGCGGGCCGTTAATCAATGCCAAAGGCGAATTACTCGGCTTAAATGTCAGATTTTCACCTTCAGGAATGAGTCTGGCTATCTCAAGTGAAGATATTGCCATTATCATCCCTCAACTTCTGGAAAAAGGGCCAATAAGCAAAAGTTTTATTGGAATAGATATCTATTCCAATAAAAAAATTTTGGGTTTGTTAATTACTAAGGTCTGCCCCGATAGTCCGGCTCAAGATGCTAATTTGTGGCCAGGCGATGTCATATTAGAAATAGACGGTAAACCTCAAAGAAATTTCATAGACATAGAAAGAGCAATAACCTTTCAGAAGCCGGGCACAATTGTAGAAATAAAAATACTCCGGCAAAAAGAAGAATTAACGCTGAAAATAAAATTAGCGTTAAAAATAAAAGATTTTTATTGA
- a CDS encoding co-chaperone GroES, whose amino-acid sequence MAKINIKPLGDRVLIEPIAEDLRTKSGIVIPDTAEKERPEKGKVVAAGEGKRSDDGKIIPLFVKKGQTVLFSKYGPSEIKVDNKEYLIAKEEDILAILE is encoded by the coding sequence ATGGCAAAAATTAACATTAAACCTCTTGGCGATCGGGTTTTGATTGAACCAATCGCCGAAGATTTGAGAACCAAATCCGGCATTGTGATTCCGGATACCGCGGAAAAAGAGCGGCCGGAAAAAGGGAAAGTAGTTGCCGCGGGCGAAGGCAAGAGAAGCGATGACGGAAAAATTATTCCGCTTTTCGTTAAAAAAGGCCAAACCGTTCTTTTTTCAAAATACGGCCCCAGTGAAATTAAGGTCGATAATAAAGAATATTTAATCGCCAAAGAAGAAGATATCCTCGCGATTCTTGAATAA
- the groL gene encoding chaperonin GroEL (60 kDa chaperone family; promotes refolding of misfolded polypeptides especially under stressful conditions; forms two stacked rings of heptamers to form a barrel-shaped 14mer; ends can be capped by GroES; misfolded proteins enter the barrel where they are refolded when GroES binds): MAKQIVFNEKAREALKKGVDTLANAVKITLGPKGRNVILDKGFGAPTITNDGVTIAKEIELEDKVENMGAEIIKEVATKTNDVAGDGTTTATLLAQAIVTEGLKNIAAGASPVGVKRGIEKAAEAVVKKLKEISIEISAKKKEEIAQVATISAKDPAIGEKIAEVIKIVGKDGVVTVEAAQTFGISYEVVEGLQFDRGYISPYMITNAERMEAVYDDVHILITDRKISSINEILPLLEKLAKSGKKDLIIIAEEVEGDALATLVVNKLRGTFNALAIKAPGFGDRREEMLEDIAAVTNGKMISEKAGMKLESAELSMLGEAKKVISTKENTTIVGGAGKKQDIEKRINQIRVQIGQTDSEFDREKLEERLAKLSGGVAVIRVGAATEIEQKEKQHRIEDAVSATKAAIAEGVVPGGGVAFVRTLDSLKKLLDSMEKEGDRDEWVGAKILFNAIQKPLWQIAHNAGVSGSVVVEEIRKKRGNYGYNAATGEYEDLILAGIVDPTKVTRSALQNAVSASSMLLTTEAVVAEIPEKNPPAGGASGMGGMPGMGM, encoded by the coding sequence ATGGCAAAACAAATTGTTTTTAACGAAAAAGCGCGCGAGGCTTTAAAAAAAGGAGTGGATACTTTAGCTAATGCGGTTAAGATCACGCTTGGGCCAAAAGGCCGTAACGTGATTTTGGATAAAGGATTTGGCGCGCCGACGATTACCAATGATGGTGTAACCATTGCCAAAGAAATTGAACTGGAAGATAAAGTGGAAAATATGGGCGCGGAAATTATCAAAGAAGTCGCGACTAAAACTAACGATGTGGCCGGTGACGGAACGACCACTGCGACTCTTTTGGCGCAAGCCATTGTCACAGAAGGATTAAAAAACATCGCCGCCGGCGCCAGTCCCGTTGGCGTCAAGCGCGGCATTGAAAAAGCCGCCGAAGCCGTGGTGAAAAAATTAAAGGAAATTTCCATTGAGATTTCCGCCAAGAAAAAAGAAGAAATCGCTCAAGTGGCGACTATTTCCGCGAAAGATCCGGCGATCGGCGAAAAAATCGCCGAAGTGATAAAAATTGTGGGAAAAGACGGCGTGGTGACCGTGGAAGCGGCCCAGACTTTCGGCATTTCTTATGAAGTCGTGGAAGGCCTTCAATTTGATCGCGGCTACATTTCTCCTTATATGATCACTAATGCCGAGAGAATGGAGGCGGTTTATGACGACGTTCATATTTTAATCACGGATCGGAAAATTTCATCTATCAATGAAATTCTGCCGCTTTTGGAAAAATTGGCAAAATCCGGAAAAAAAGATTTGATAATTATCGCGGAAGAAGTGGAGGGAGACGCTTTAGCCACTTTGGTGGTTAATAAGCTCCGTGGCACTTTTAACGCTCTGGCGATCAAAGCGCCGGGATTTGGCGATCGCCGCGAGGAAATGCTTGAAGATATCGCCGCGGTCACCAATGGAAAGATGATTTCTGAAAAAGCAGGGATGAAGTTGGAAAGCGCGGAACTTAGCATGCTTGGAGAAGCCAAGAAAGTGATTTCCACAAAGGAGAACACCACGATTGTGGGCGGCGCCGGAAAAAAACAGGATATTGAAAAAAGAATCAATCAAATTCGCGTTCAGATCGGGCAGACCGATTCGGAATTTGACCGCGAGAAATTAGAGGAACGGCTGGCTAAACTTTCGGGCGGCGTGGCGGTGATTCGGGTCGGGGCGGCCACTGAAATAGAACAAAAAGAAAAACAGCATCGCATTGAAGACGCGGTTTCGGCCACCAAAGCGGCGATTGCAGAAGGGGTGGTTCCCGGCGGCGGCGTGGCTTTTGTGCGCACTTTGGACTCTTTGAAAAAACTTTTGGATTCTATGGAAAAAGAAGGGGATCGCGACGAGTGGGTTGGCGCTAAAATTCTTTTTAACGCCATTCAAAAACCGCTTTGGCAGATCGCTCATAACGCCGGCGTTTCCGGTTCCGTGGTGGTGGAAGAGATTAGAAAGAAAAGAGGAAATTATGGCTATAATGCCGCGACCGGAGAATATGAAGATTTAATTTTAGCCGGCATTGTTGATCCGACTAAGGTTACCCGTTCGGCGCTTCAAAACGCGGTTTCCGCTTCCAGCATGCTTTTAACCACCGAAGCGGTGGTGGCTGAAATTCCTGAAAAAAATCCGCCCGCGGGCGGCGCATCCGGAATGGGCGGCATGCCCGGAATGGGAATGTAA
- a CDS encoding ATP-dependent Clp protease ATP-binding subunit: protein MTMADKAQVFDFSPGRAEKNIISHLNRFVVGQERAKKRIVDIVLRRETGFRDPRRPLGVIFLLGPTGVGKTELIKATADFLFGNLGAYTHISCPNFQNGHEISQLIGSPAGYVGYNQEPFLSQNNIDKHDFYRRMEMIEDFEKRLKYHSESIKSINSANLKQEKESILKEIESLIERIWVLKNQLKNKRFFSLVLFDEFEKAHPKLQEMLLEILSDGALSLMSGKRVDFTNTIIALTGNIASKEIKEEMSGSKIGLRFHSELTENSSKRIYKIVLARLEKTVSPEILGRIGKEGVEVCNFLNQEEMAEVLELQIKGLEERVKNNAKAFKLYICEGVKQFLLSEIQDRTNIFLGARALLNVFKKRIENPLNKLLAKDEDEGGIAKGDIVKIRLKKSKDKEELEFTRQI from the coding sequence ATGACGATGGCTGATAAGGCGCAGGTTTTTGATTTCTCTCCGGGCAGGGCGGAAAAAAACATTATTTCTCATCTTAACCGATTTGTGGTTGGCCAAGAAAGAGCTAAAAAAAGAATAGTTGACATTGTTTTGCGCCGGGAAACCGGTTTTCGCGATCCGCGCCGGCCTTTAGGAGTGATTTTTCTTTTAGGTCCGACCGGCGTGGGAAAAACAGAATTGATTAAAGCGACCGCTGATTTTTTGTTCGGTAATCTTGGCGCTTATACTCACATTAGCTGCCCTAATTTTCAAAACGGGCATGAAATTTCTCAATTAATCGGTTCGCCGGCCGGATATGTCGGCTATAATCAGGAACCGTTTTTATCGCAAAACAACATTGATAAACATGATTTTTACCGCCGAATGGAAATGATTGAAGATTTTGAAAAGCGGCTAAAATATCATAGTGAATCAATAAAATCAATAAATTCCGCCAATTTGAAACAGGAAAAAGAATCAATATTAAAAGAAATAGAATCTTTAATAGAGAGAATCTGGGTATTAAAAAATCAATTAAAAAATAAAAGATTTTTTTCGCTGGTGCTTTTTGATGAATTTGAAAAAGCTCATCCCAAGCTTCAGGAAATGCTTTTGGAAATTTTAAGCGACGGCGCGCTTTCTCTAATGAGCGGCAAAAGGGTGGATTTTACCAACACCATTATCGCTTTAACCGGAAATATCGCCAGCAAAGAGATTAAAGAAGAAATGAGCGGATCTAAAATCGGCCTTCGTTTTCATTCCGAGCTGACGGAAAATTCTTCTAAAAGAATCTATAAGATAGTTTTAGCCAGATTGGAAAAAACCGTTTCGCCGGAAATTTTGGGCCGAATCGGCAAGGAAGGCGTTGAGGTTTGTAATTTTCTAAACCAAGAAGAAATGGCCGAAGTTTTAGAACTTCAAATAAAAGGATTGGAGGAACGTGTAAAAAATAACGCAAAGGCGTTCAAACTTTATATCTGTGAAGGCGTAAAACAATTTCTGCTAAGCGAAATTCAAGACCGGACAAATATCTTTTTGGGCGCTCGCGCGCTTTTGAATGTTTTTAAAAAAAGAATTGAAAATCCTCTGAATAAGCTACTGGCCAAAGATGAAGATGAAGGCGGCATTGCCAAGGGGGATATTGTGAAAATTCGGCTTAAAAAAAGCAAAGATAAAGAAGAACTGGAATTTACGCGCCAAATCTAA
- the murB gene encoding UDP-N-acetylmuramate dehydrogenase, translating to MPLTIKENEILANHSTFRIGGPAKYFTAVKSKEELIEAFDFAGKKNLPFFVFGGGSNILYRDKGYGGLAIKIQNSKISLAKIIKAGAGTLFSQLIRESINANLTGLEWATGIPGTVGGAVAGNAGAYGHSISEFVKNVAILSNNGAAGWRIKNYPAQKCDFIYRGSRFKKPDNREIILEVEFNLEKGDLEKSKKIIQGILEERRNKLVSYPSAGCVFKNIIIDELKNKEEFLKLIPRNKIKGGKFPAGWLIENCGLKGKQIGGAKIAEEHANYIVNAGGATADDVIQLIDFCRQKTQEKFNLDLEKEIVVI from the coding sequence ATCATTCAACTTTCAGAATTGGCGGACCGGCCAAGTATTTTACTGCTGTTAAATCAAAAGAAGAATTGATTGAGGCGTTTGATTTCGCGGGAAAAAAAAATCTGCCTTTTTTTGTTTTTGGCGGCGGAAGCAATATCCTATATCGCGATAAAGGATACGGCGGTTTGGCTATAAAAATCCAAAATTCAAAAATTTCACTTGCCAAAATTATCAAGGCTGGAGCCGGAACTTTATTTAGCCAGTTGATTAGAGAGTCAATTAACGCTAATTTAACTGGCTTGGAATGGGCAACGGGAATTCCCGGGACTGTTGGCGGCGCGGTGGCCGGCAATGCCGGCGCTTACGGCCATTCCATATCCGAATTTGTGAAGAATGTCGCGATTTTAAGCAATAACGGAGCCGCGGGTTGGCGGATAAAAAATTATCCGGCCCAAAAATGCGATTTTATTTATCGCGGAAGCAGATTCAAAAAACCGGATAATCGTGAAATTATTTTAGAGGTTGAATTTAATTTGGAAAAAGGCGATTTAGAAAAAAGCAAAAAAATAATCCAAGGAATTTTGGAGGAAAGAAGAAACAAACTCGTTTCTTATCCTTCGGCCGGCTGCGTGTTTAAAAATATCATTATTGATGAATTAAAAAACAAAGAGGAATTTTTAAAATTAATTCCGCGGAATAAAATCAAAGGAGGAAAATTTCCGGCGGGCTGGCTGATTGAGAATTGCGGATTAAAGGGCAAGCAAATCGGCGGCGCTAAGATCGCGGAAGAACATGCTAATTATATTGTTAACGCCGGAGGAGCGACCGCCGATGATGTAATTCAACTGATTGATTTTTGCAGACAAAAAACGCAGGAAAAATTTAATCTGGATTTAGAAAAAGAAATCGTTGTAATATAA
- the uvrA gene encoding excinuclease ABC subunit UvrA produces MAGQKKKNQNFISIKGACVHNLKNISLDIPKNKLTVITGLSGSGKSSLAFDTIYAEAERRLLDSFSGYARQFLNVKNKPEVEEISGLSPAIAINQKNLAKNSRSTVGTITEIYDYLRALFVRLGEPQCPKCGKLLKKQTVEEMFQAIMRESRQKAGRLLFIFAILARAKKGEHKKALEGIRKQGFLRVRIDGGIMRIEEALDLDLDYKKKHTLEVVVDRLILDKETEKARLMESLETALSLGKGTAVVSLADGQAASSAVEFVSFKGAQEIIFSRNFSCVDCGFSLAALEPRLFSFNNPQGACEKCSGLGNCLEADPELIIPNKDLTLAEGAIHPWARFSSAAGKESWQEWMLKDLAQKHKFSLNVPVKNLSKKAVELVIFGDSACRPEDKAGNFQGVAADLKKRWRETDSERTRSELERYMRETLCSACGGKRLKLEARSIFLNLSDKKKYSITDISKMPVSRLLAFFSRLSGNLQKKQAALATPLISEIIKRLRSLTEVGLDYLTLERSSVDLAGGEAQRLKLATQISSDLTGVIYVLDEPSIGLHPQDHHRLLMALKNLRDAGNTVLVVEHDLETIKSADWIIDLGPGAGRGGGEIIFEGTPNELKRVKTLTADYFTARKKVEIVDHKFLKSNSKILKLTIKGASEHNLKGIDVKIPLGLLVCVSGVSGSGKSTLIGDILALALRRHFYGAKDLPGKHKEITGMEHLDKVVIVDQSPIGRTPRSNPVTYTGIFSFMRDLFAENQEGRRRGFKTSHFSFNVKGGRCEECEGQGMKKIEMVFLPDIYVECEECRGARYCREVLDVRHNNLNIAEALDLPVEEALVFFKDIPQIQRRLAVLAEVGLGYLKLGQPATTLSGGEAQRVKLADELAIKETGRTLYILDEPTTGLHSADTQKLLSILSSLVKKGNSVLIVEHNLEIIKNADWIIDLGPEGGEKGGEIVAEGTVEDLIKNKKSQTGQWLARALKF; encoded by the coding sequence ATGGCCGGGCAAAAAAAGAAGAACCAAAATTTCATCAGCATCAAGGGAGCGTGCGTCCATAATTTGAAAAATATTTCTTTAGATATCCCGAAAAATAAATTAACGGTTATTACCGGACTTTCCGGATCGGGGAAATCATCTTTGGCGTTTGACACGATTTACGCCGAAGCCGAGCGCCGCTTGCTGGATTCTTTTTCCGGTTATGCCCGCCAATTTTTAAACGTTAAAAACAAGCCCGAAGTGGAAGAGATTTCCGGTCTATCTCCGGCCATTGCCATTAACCAAAAAAATCTGGCGAAAAATTCTCGCTCCACGGTCGGCACGATTACTGAAATTTATGATTATTTGCGGGCGCTTTTTGTCCGGTTGGGAGAGCCGCAATGCCCGAAATGCGGAAAACTTCTTAAAAAACAGACCGTTGAGGAAATGTTTCAGGCAATTATGCGAGAGAGCCGCCAAAAGGCGGGCCGTTTGCTCTTTATTTTTGCCATTTTGGCGCGCGCAAAAAAAGGAGAACATAAAAAAGCGCTGGAGGGAATAAGAAAACAAGGATTTTTAAGGGTTAGAATTGACGGCGGCATTATGAGAATTGAAGAAGCGCTTGATTTAGATTTAGATTACAAAAAAAAACATACTCTTGAGGTGGTGGTTGATCGTTTGATTTTGGATAAAGAAACGGAAAAAGCGCGTTTAATGGAATCTCTTGAAACCGCGCTTTCTCTTGGTAAAGGAACGGCGGTCGTTTCCTTGGCTGACGGCCAAGCCGCGTCTTCAGCCGTTGAATTTGTTTCTTTCAAAGGCGCTCAAGAAATAATTTTCAGCCGGAATTTTTCCTGCGTTGACTGCGGTTTTTCTTTGGCGGCTTTGGAACCGCGGCTTTTTTCTTTCAATAATCCGCAGGGGGCTTGCGAAAAATGCAGCGGTCTGGGAAATTGTTTGGAAGCGGATCCGGAATTGATTATTCCTAATAAGGATTTGACGCTGGCGGAAGGGGCAATCCATCCTTGGGCGCGTTTTTCTTCGGCCGCGGGCAAAGAATCTTGGCAGGAATGGATGCTGAAAGATTTGGCCCAGAAGCATAAATTCAGTTTGAATGTGCCGGTTAAAAATTTATCAAAAAAAGCCGTTGAATTGGTGATTTTTGGCGATTCGGCTTGCCGACCGGAAGATAAGGCCGGAAATTTTCAAGGCGTGGCGGCTGATCTTAAAAAACGGTGGCGCGAAACTGATTCGGAAAGAACGCGTTCGGAATTGGAACGTTATATGAGAGAAACTCTTTGTTCGGCTTGCGGAGGAAAAAGATTAAAATTGGAAGCGCGGTCAATATTTTTAAATTTAAGCGATAAGAAAAAATACAGCATAACTGATATCTCTAAAATGCCGGTTAGCCGGCTGCTCGCGTTTTTCAGCCGGCTTTCCGGTAATCTTCAAAAAAAACAAGCCGCGCTGGCGACTCCTTTGATTTCTGAAATAATAAAACGTTTGCGATCTTTAACGGAAGTGGGATTGGATTATCTTACTTTGGAAAGATCTTCGGTTGATTTAGCCGGCGGCGAAGCTCAACGCCTCAAATTAGCGACACAAATTAGTTCTGATTTGACCGGCGTAATTTACGTTTTAGATGAACCATCAATCGGGCTCCATCCCCAAGATCATCATCGCCTTTTAATGGCGCTTAAGAATTTAAGAGATGCCGGCAATACGGTTTTGGTGGTGGAACATGATCTGGAAACCATTAAATCCGCGGATTGGATTATTGATCTCGGTCCCGGCGCGGGCCGCGGCGGCGGCGAAATAATTTTTGAAGGGACGCCGAACGAATTAAAACGGGTTAAAACTCTCACTGCCGATTATTTTACCGCCAGAAAAAAAGTGGAAATCGTTGACCATAAATTTTTAAAATCAAATTCAAAAATTTTAAAACTTACGATTAAAGGCGCGAGCGAACATAATTTGAAAGGCATTGACGTAAAAATTCCTTTAGGATTATTGGTTTGCGTGTCCGGCGTTTCCGGTTCGGGAAAAAGCACTTTAATCGGCGATATTTTAGCTTTGGCTTTACGCCGTCATTTTTACGGCGCCAAGGATTTGCCGGGAAAACATAAAGAAATTACCGGAATGGAACATTTGGATAAGGTTGTGATCGTGGATCAGTCGCCGATCGGCCGGACACCGCGCTCCAATCCCGTCACTTACACCGGCATTTTTTCTTTTATGCGCGACCTTTTCGCTGAAAATCAGGAAGGCCGGCGCCGCGGTTTTAAAACAAGCCATTTTAGTTTTAACGTTAAAGGCGGGCGTTGCGAAGAATGTGAAGGACAGGGGATGAAAAAAATAGAAATGGTTTTTTTGCCGGATATTTACGTGGAATGCGAAGAATGCCGCGGCGCCAGATATTGTCGGGAGGTTCTTGACGTGCGCCATAATAATCTGAACATCGCCGAGGCGCTGGATTTGCCTGTAGAAGAAGCGCTTGTTTTTTTTAAAGACATTCCTCAAATTCAGCGGCGTTTGGCGGTTTTGGCGGAAGTAGGTTTGGGATATTTAAAACTCGGCCAGCCGGCGACGACTCTTTCGGGCGGGGAAGCCCAGCGGGTCAAACTGGCCGACGAGCTGGCGATAAAAGAAACCGGCCGAACGCTCTATATTTTAGACGAACCGACAACCGGTCTTCATAGCGCTGATACGCAAAAACTTTTATCCATTCTTTCTTCTTTAGTGAAAAAAGGGAATTCTGTTTTGATAGTTGAACATAATCTTGAAATAATAAAAAATGCCGATTGGATTATTGATTTAGGGCCGGAAGGAGGCGAAAAAGGCGGAGAAATCGTGGCGGAAGGCACGGTTGAAGATCTTATTAAAAATAAAAAATCTCAAACCGGCCAATGGCTGGCCCGCGCGCTTAAATTTTAG